A genomic region of Candidatus Woesearchaeota archaeon contains the following coding sequences:
- the ftsZ gene encoding cell division protein FtsZ codes for MDFIVESAVKKAANMPEMQVGQANIKVIGCGGAGSNMVDWLYKKGVRGAEILACNTDQQHLNITESDKKFLIGADITRGLGCGGFPQKGAEAAKESISQIKDSLKGAEMVFVCAGMGGGTGTGSAPIIANVARENDAIVIGTVTMPFNIERARIDKAEFGLQQLREVSDTVIVIDNNRLVNIAGNLPVQQAFAVANELISTMIKGIVETIAVPSLVNLDFADVKAIMKQGGVAAIGVGSSDTKNRVDEAVRGALANPLLEISYKGASGSLIQIEGGPDMTLEEVNKIGELVTESLDADANVIWGARVRDEMQGKLTVMTIMTGVKSPWILGQPSEKEQQEEKQHMSDELGIRMI; via the coding sequence ATGGATTTTATTGTGGAATCGGCTGTTAAGAAAGCGGCAAACATGCCGGAAATGCAGGTAGGGCAGGCTAATATCAAGGTTATAGGGTGCGGTGGAGCTGGCTCGAATATGGTTGACTGGCTCTATAAGAAAGGTGTCAGGGGAGCGGAAATATTAGCGTGCAATACTGACCAGCAACACCTCAATATAACAGAATCTGACAAGAAATTTCTTATCGGAGCGGATATTACGCGCGGCCTGGGATGTGGAGGATTTCCACAAAAAGGTGCTGAAGCAGCCAAGGAATCAATCTCACAAATAAAAGACTCGCTGAAAGGCGCTGAAATGGTGTTTGTCTGTGCTGGAATGGGCGGCGGCACAGGAACAGGCTCAGCCCCCATCATTGCAAATGTAGCAAGGGAGAATGATGCTATTGTGATAGGAACTGTGACAATGCCTTTTAATATAGAGAGGGCAAGGATAGACAAGGCTGAATTCGGGCTGCAGCAGCTAAGGGAAGTGTCTGATACTGTAATAGTCATTGATAATAACAGGCTGGTTAATATAGCAGGCAACCTGCCTGTGCAGCAGGCTTTTGCAGTAGCTAATGAGCTGATATCCACGATGATTAAGGGGATTGTCGAGACTATAGCTGTCCCTTCCCTGGTAAACCTTGATTTTGCTGATGTGAAGGCAATAATGAAACAGGGCGGAGTAGCAGCTATAGGAGTCGGCAGCTCGGATACGAAAAACAGGGTTGATGAGGCTGTAAGGGGAGCTTTAGCGAATCCGCTTCTAGAAATATCATACAAGGGGGCTTCTGGCTCTTTGATACAGATCGAGGGCGGCCCTGATATGACATTAGAGGAAGTTAACAAGATAGGAGAGCTGGTTACGGAAAGCCTTGATGCCGACGCCAATGTAATATGGGGAGCAAGAGTCAGGGACGAGATGCAGGGCAAGCTGACTGTAATGACAATCATGACCGGCGTGAAAAGCCCGTGGATACTCGGTCAGCCTAGTGAGAAAGAGCAGCAGGAAGAAAAGCAGCATATGAGCGACGAGCTGGGCATAAGGATGATTTAA
- a CDS encoding methionine adenosyltransferase → MSKKTYFTSESVTEGHPDKVADQISDAILDALIKEDPQSRVAVETLTTTGTVHVAGEVTTNAYADIQSIVRKTLKKIGYTNPEFGIDCEDAGVWISIHGQSPDISQGVTEGQGEDKDQGAGDQGMMFGYACNETPELMPFPIMMAHKLAMRLAEVRKNGMIKGLGPDGKSQVSVMYEDGKPKKITAVVIAQQHVDDIGEEKLKEEIYEKVIEQVCGDWIDSDTRIHINATGRFVIGGPEGDTGVTGRKIIVDTYGGMGRHGGGAFSGKDPSKVDRSAAYMARYVAKNVVAAGLAERCEVQLSYSIGVAKPTSVNVDCSDTNKVAEEKISEAVKKTFDLRPKAILADLNLRKPIYEKTASYGHFGREIDDFTWERVDKAQELAKLCGCTPEKCKVDVETKEEDGKVIKKK, encoded by the coding sequence ATGTCAAAAAAAACATATTTTACCAGTGAGAGCGTTACCGAAGGACATCCTGACAAAGTGGCGGATCAAATAAGCGACGCAATATTGGATGCTCTGATAAAGGAAGATCCCCAGTCAAGGGTAGCAGTTGAAACGCTCACAACAACAGGCACTGTGCATGTTGCAGGAGAGGTGACTACAAATGCCTATGCCGATATCCAGAGCATTGTAAGGAAAACACTGAAAAAAATAGGTTATACAAATCCTGAGTTTGGGATTGACTGCGAGGATGCGGGTGTATGGATAAGCATACACGGCCAGTCTCCTGACATATCCCAGGGTGTAACAGAAGGTCAGGGCGAAGACAAAGACCAAGGAGCCGGCGATCAGGGAATGATGTTCGGCTACGCGTGCAATGAGACCCCTGAGCTGATGCCTTTTCCCATAATGATGGCCCATAAGTTGGCCATGAGGCTGGCTGAAGTAAGGAAAAACGGCATGATAAAAGGGCTTGGCCCGGATGGGAAATCCCAGGTCAGCGTAATGTACGAGGACGGAAAGCCGAAAAAGATAACTGCGGTTGTTATTGCCCAGCAGCATGTCGATGATATAGGCGAAGAAAAGCTTAAGGAAGAGATATACGAGAAAGTGATAGAGCAGGTCTGCGGCGATTGGATAGATTCTGATACAAGAATCCATATCAATGCCACAGGAAGATTTGTCATAGGAGGCCCCGAAGGAGATACAGGAGTGACAGGGAGGAAAATAATCGTGGACACTTACGGCGGAATGGGCAGGCACGGCGGAGGCGCTTTCTCTGGAAAAGACCCCTCTAAAGTTGACCGAAGCGCTGCTTACATGGCACGTTATGTCGCAAAGAATGTTGTTGCAGCCGGATTAGCAGAGAGGTGTGAAGTCCAGTTAAGCTATTCTATAGGTGTGGCGAAGCCGACATCTGTCAATGTAGACTGTTCTGACACTAATAAGGTCGCAGAGGAGAAGATATCTGAAGCTGTAAAGAAGACATTCGACCTTAGGCCGAAAGCTATTCTGGCAGACCTAAACCTAAGAAAGCCTATTTATGAGAAAACTGCTTCTTACGGCCATTTTGGAAGGGAGATTGACGACTTCACCTGGGAGCGTGTAGACAAGGCCCAGGAGCTTGCTAAGTTGTGCGGATGTACTCCGGAAAAGTGCAAAGTTGACGTCGAGACAAAGGAAGAAGATGGCAAAGTTATAAAGAAAAAGTAA
- a CDS encoding amidohydrolase family protein, translating into MHRWSKYSLTSENIGIYEEIFENVQIIDCHTHIGRDRDGHKLSADQLIKVMKKANIDKAISFPLNDPRNSKTFSEPNDAILLAAKVYKDKIVPFFRLNPNAGWKTEFNTRVEQGFKGVKLHPRSQNFKLDSAKVFKVYEECEKNRLIVLMHTGFGLETIADDLLSIKRSFPKLKLIIGHSGFVDIENMIKKLGNEDNVLFDTSTVKMFDLFDLLKKVDYHKIAFGSDAPYYDMDLALECLIDAAITVGKTANQIKKLLGGNMQKWLE; encoded by the coding sequence ATGCACCGCTGGTCGAAATATTCTTTAACAAGCGAGAATATAGGCATTTACGAGGAAATATTTGAAAATGTGCAGATAATAGACTGCCATACGCATATAGGCAGGGACAGGGACGGCCACAAGCTGAGCGCTGACCAGCTGATAAAGGTAATGAAGAAAGCAAACATAGACAAGGCAATCTCATTTCCACTGAATGATCCGAGAAACTCTAAAACATTTTCCGAGCCTAACGATGCTATCCTGCTGGCTGCAAAAGTGTACAAAGACAAGATTGTGCCTTTTTTCAGGCTCAATCCCAATGCAGGCTGGAAGACTGAGTTTAACACAAGGGTTGAGCAGGGCTTCAAAGGAGTTAAGCTGCATCCCAGAAGCCAGAACTTTAAGCTGGATTCCGCCAAAGTATTTAAAGTATATGAAGAATGCGAGAAAAACCGCCTCATAGTACTAATGCATACAGGCTTTGGGCTGGAAACCATCGCAGATGATTTGTTGAGTATTAAGAGAAGCTTTCCAAAGCTGAAGCTGATTATAGGCCATTCCGGCTTTGTTGATATCGAGAACATGATAAAGAAGCTAGGCAATGAGGATAATGTTCTGTTTGACACGTCCACTGTGAAGATGTTTGACCTGTTTGACCTGCTGAAAAAGGTTGATTACCATAAGATCGCTTTCGGCTCTGATGCGCCTTATTATGACATGGACCTTGCGCTTGAATGCCTTATAGATGCTGCTATCACAGTAGGGAAGACAGCAAACCAGATCAAGAAGCTCCTCGGGGGAAATATGCAAAAATGGTTAGAATAA
- a CDS encoding glycosyltransferase — translation MNIAMFTNNYEPFIGGVERSIALYKSFLEKKGHKVYIFAPEYPNHKDKGKRIIRIASFSAPTYPGFYLPLSFLPKIEKQFKKLGLDIVHLHHPFLLGEAGLKLARKYNLPAVLTYHTLFGQYLHYVPLRKKTARPILDKITSSFCSQCDLVLAPSSYIKKHLEKKIKTAIKVQPTGLDWSLYKHKPKSLRKEYHLPESAKILLYAGRLAKEKNLGFLLKSMRKIIEKDPNAVCFLVGRGKERERLEEKARRWNMQHKILFPGSKSKKELITFYKAADLFLFSSKSETQGLVLIEAMAASTPVVAVRGPSVDEAVKSGKNGFLVKESVEEFAKKSLELLRNKSKYKSFSRNALKTAKEFSMDKLADSLLGHYKELKKSSHKRKYKRLRLAKHLTSMGWQKLIKYLSTK, via the coding sequence ATGAATATAGCAATGTTTACGAATAACTATGAGCCTTTCATAGGCGGCGTAGAGCGCTCTATAGCCTTATATAAGTCATTTCTTGAAAAAAAAGGCCATAAGGTTTATATTTTTGCCCCTGAATATCCTAATCATAAGGATAAGGGCAAGCGAATAATCAGGATAGCGTCGTTCAGCGCCCCCACCTACCCTGGCTTTTACCTCCCCCTGTCCTTTCTTCCAAAGATAGAAAAACAATTTAAAAAGCTTGGTCTTGATATCGTGCACCTGCACCATCCTTTCCTGTTGGGCGAAGCAGGCCTCAAGTTAGCAAGGAAGTACAACCTGCCCGCAGTCCTGACATACCACACGCTTTTTGGGCAATACCTCCATTATGTCCCACTCAGGAAAAAGACAGCCAGGCCCATTCTGGACAAAATAACAAGCTCTTTTTGCAGCCAGTGCGACTTAGTCCTTGCACCCTCTTCGTATATTAAAAAGCACCTGGAAAAAAAAATTAAGACAGCTATTAAGGTGCAGCCCACAGGACTGGACTGGAGCCTCTATAAGCATAAGCCCAAGAGCTTGAGGAAAGAATACCACCTACCGGAATCAGCTAAAATACTACTTTATGCAGGAAGGCTGGCTAAGGAAAAAAATCTTGGTTTTCTGCTTAAGTCTATGAGAAAGATCATAGAAAAAGATCCCAATGCAGTATGCTTTCTTGTAGGCAGGGGAAAAGAAAGGGAGCGTCTCGAGGAAAAAGCCAGGAGATGGAACATGCAGCATAAGATACTGTTTCCCGGCAGCAAATCAAAGAAAGAGCTAATAACCTTTTACAAGGCAGCTGACTTGTTCCTTTTCAGCTCTAAATCAGAGACACAGGGCCTGGTATTGATAGAGGCAATGGCAGCATCCACTCCAGTTGTAGCTGTGAGAGGGCCCTCTGTAGATGAGGCTGTTAAAAGCGGAAAAAACGGATTTCTGGTTAAGGAATCAGTCGAAGAGTTCGCCAAAAAATCTCTGGAATTGCTCCGCAATAAGTCCAAGTACAAAAGCTTTTCCCGAAATGCCCTGAAGACAGCAAAAGAATTTTCCATGGATAAGCTTGCTGATTCCCTGCTGGGCCATTATAAGGAGCTTAAGAAAAGCAGCCATAAAAGAAAATATAAGAGGCTGAGGCTGGCCAAGCATCTTACTTCTATGGGCTGGCAAAAGCTGATAAAATACCTTTCCACCAAATAA
- a CDS encoding Dna2/Cas4 domain-containing protein yields MAKRVQSPSSINTYRQCPRRYYYQYVLRLPTRPSIHLLRGTIVHAVLENFFSLDPSTLSNDEYRFGIRAYIQACLFKEWKNRKKELRKLGLSDPELEQYLIESQEMVISFADKFSDKLELKLSSGIGINKAFELLKPEMEQDMGNDELMIRGRIDAIHRDSSRTLILDYKTSNKDEISPEYRLQLGIYSLMYKLNYGIMPDKAGINFLKFGEKFIDVSNELLDEAEKEIKFVHEMTSSENIADYPRKESGLCKWHSGQCDFYDECMNN; encoded by the coding sequence ATGGCAAAAAGAGTCCAGTCGCCAAGCTCGATAAATACATACAGGCAATGCCCGCGGAGATATTATTACCAGTATGTCTTAAGGCTTCCTACAAGGCCGTCTATCCATCTTTTAAGGGGGACAATAGTGCATGCTGTCCTGGAAAACTTCTTTTCACTGGATCCCTCAACACTCAGTAATGATGAATACAGGTTTGGCATTAGGGCTTATATACAAGCCTGTCTTTTCAAAGAATGGAAAAACAGGAAAAAAGAGCTAAGAAAGCTGGGATTATCGGATCCGGAGCTGGAGCAGTATCTTATTGAGTCGCAGGAGATGGTAATCAGCTTTGCAGACAAGTTTTCTGATAAGCTGGAATTAAAATTATCCTCCGGCATTGGCATAAATAAGGCATTTGAGCTGCTCAAGCCTGAAATGGAGCAGGATATGGGCAATGATGAGCTGATGATAAGGGGCAGGATCGATGCTATACACAGGGACAGCAGCCGGACACTGATACTTGATTATAAGACTTCGAATAAAGATGAGATATCCCCTGAATACAGGCTTCAGCTCGGCATCTATTCTCTTATGTACAAGCTCAACTACGGGATAATGCCTGATAAGGCAGGAATCAATTTCCTGAAATTCGGGGAGAAGTTTATCGATGTCAGTAATGAGTTATTAGACGAAGCAGAGAAGGAGATAAAATTTGTGCATGAGATGACATCTTCGGAAAACATTGCTGATTACCCGAGGAAAGAATCAGGATTGTGCAAATGGCATTCAGGCCAGTGCGATTTCTATGATGAATGCATGAACAACTGA
- a CDS encoding DUF333 domain-containing protein, translating into MPYCQDTAIGLKYHKIYMIRSILRYGGVEIRKIVFLGFCVLLILCVNVHSISDPSAFYCKDMGYQYKIVTRADGSQMGICMLPNNTSCDSWKFYSGICGKEWSYCVKAGYDIKTVRGDNDLYSQIYGICLKHGIEIGPVSKLMDIEARITKEQRPEVFTVDQSIYEQIYTTQGSVPAIFDWKNNAGDWMTPMKSQGGCGSCWAFAAVGVTEAQQNIYLSNPDYDIDLSEQYLVSDCYDYNTCCGGSGRGALRFISRKGIPDELCMPYVDDKGCSCSKTGFCSMECTSRTDRNWSWTCSDTICSDRCIDWQDRLFKIYDYVKVDNNKDAIKSHIYHKGPVLVSIDWSNRTNFTAGGIASCQKSGGTNHVVVITGYDEVNNYWIVRNSWGPTWNGDGYFKVGFGECLIEEYAYGVQLCSCSSWVAGSCGGGTCSANERHYTRACTPAGCAYEEKCQYETQCSPGKEINVCKSGCTYNNIQSAINAASVGDTILITDGATYYQSASEISWTKSGITLDCQGATLDGQNNWDRGITMLNGEDDNIIRNCNIKNFIVDAVYMYVTASSAGAGQNRIYNNNISNNENGIHLRGDVDTTWIKNNNIHNNQRGIHLRGIDANSCPVGTEIEDNVIYDNTLYGINLNYVTSGQTKIKKNTITNNAVGLRLNSQNNNGFTDVLENTFMSNNVGLELSSTYQNTINLNTFCPVSANSDFTLSSSGSTGDNNLCDKPGTWSDTGTTGCTFSCASMCLNDDDCGQQGWTGQPYCIGNELWQPWLVPICEFAGTLNSTCTNYTLDRLNVVCANGCQNGACVSKSFNLSLQQNWNLISIPLRPSDNSVQGIFGPNIEIFGYKNDSWFVPQYIDGALGYWVKPNIAKSIIIHGSERHNLIPLNVGWNLVGHPYLEAKNVTDFYSDKMVYEYNNGWSSYVANRTGNSLKVLKPGSGYWVKAP; encoded by the coding sequence ATGCCTTATTGCCAGGATACGGCTATTGGGTTAAAGTACCATAAGATTTATATGATTAGGAGTATTCTTAGGTATGGGGGGGTTGAAATTAGAAAGATTGTTTTTTTGGGATTCTGCGTATTGCTAATTTTATGTGTAAATGTCCATAGTATCTCTGACCCTTCTGCATTTTATTGCAAGGATATGGGGTATCAGTATAAAATAGTGACTAGGGCTGATGGGAGCCAGATGGGTATTTGTATGTTGCCAAATAATACTAGTTGCGACTCATGGAAGTTCTATTCGGGAATTTGTGGTAAAGAGTGGTCATATTGTGTCAAAGCCGGATACGACATAAAAACTGTAAGAGGCGATAATGATCTCTACTCACAAATATATGGAATCTGTCTGAAACATGGCATTGAGATTGGGCCTGTTTCAAAATTAATGGATATTGAGGCAAGAATAACGAAAGAACAAAGGCCTGAAGTTTTCACTGTTGATCAATCCATCTATGAGCAAATCTATACAACGCAAGGCTCTGTTCCTGCTATTTTTGATTGGAAAAATAATGCTGGTGACTGGATGACTCCTATGAAATCCCAAGGAGGATGCGGTTCTTGTTGGGCATTCGCAGCAGTTGGAGTAACTGAGGCACAGCAGAATATTTATCTTAGTAATCCTGATTATGATATTGATTTGTCAGAGCAATACCTTGTGTCGGATTGCTATGATTATAACACCTGTTGTGGAGGTTCGGGAAGAGGGGCTCTTAGATTCATAAGTAGAAAAGGCATACCAGACGAATTGTGTATGCCCTATGTTGACGATAAAGGTTGTTCTTGTAGTAAAACGGGATTTTGCAGTATGGAGTGTACTTCTAGGACTGACCGTAACTGGAGTTGGACTTGTAGCGATACTATTTGTTCAGACAGGTGTATTGATTGGCAGGACAGGCTATTTAAGATTTACGATTATGTTAAGGTTGATAACAATAAAGACGCAATCAAGTCGCACATATACCACAAAGGTCCTGTATTAGTCTCCATAGATTGGAGTAACAGGACTAATTTTACTGCAGGAGGTATTGCAAGTTGTCAGAAATCAGGAGGAACCAATCATGTTGTTGTAATCACAGGCTATGATGAGGTGAATAATTATTGGATTGTCAGAAATAGTTGGGGACCAACTTGGAACGGTGATGGCTATTTTAAGGTGGGTTTTGGAGAGTGTTTGATTGAGGAGTATGCATATGGTGTACAGCTATGCTCTTGCAGCTCTTGGGTAGCAGGTTCTTGTGGAGGAGGCACTTGTTCTGCAAACGAAAGACACTATACACGCGCTTGTACACCTGCAGGGTGTGCTTATGAGGAAAAATGTCAATATGAGACACAATGTTCTCCAGGTAAGGAAATCAATGTCTGCAAAAGTGGCTGTACTTACAATAACATTCAATCTGCAATAAATGCTGCCTCAGTAGGAGACACAATCTTGATTACTGATGGTGCTACATATTATCAATCTGCTTCAGAGATATCATGGACAAAGAGTGGTATAACCCTGGATTGTCAGGGTGCTACCTTAGACGGCCAGAATAATTGGGATAGAGGGATTACTATGCTTAATGGGGAAGATGATAATATTATTCGAAATTGTAATATTAAGAACTTTATTGTGGATGCAGTCTATATGTATGTTACTGCTAGTAGTGCTGGAGCTGGGCAGAATCGTATATATAATAATAATATCTCCAATAATGAGAATGGTATCCACTTAAGAGGAGATGTCGATACAACTTGGATTAAAAATAATAATATTCATAATAATCAAAGGGGAATACATCTTAGGGGAATCGATGCTAACTCTTGTCCTGTTGGCACGGAAATTGAGGATAATGTAATATATGATAATACATTATATGGCATAAATCTTAATTATGTAACATCTGGTCAAACTAAGATAAAAAAGAACACTATAACTAACAATGCTGTTGGCCTTAGGCTCAACTCCCAGAATAATAATGGATTCACAGATGTACTTGAGAATACATTTATGAGCAATAATGTTGGTCTTGAGCTATCAAGTACCTACCAAAATACAATAAACCTAAACACATTTTGTCCTGTAAGTGCTAATTCAGATTTTACTTTAAGTAGTTCCGGTTCTACAGGTGATAATAACTTATGCGACAAACCTGGAACCTGGAGTGACACAGGTACAACTGGATGTACTTTTAGCTGCGCTTCCATGTGTCTTAATGATGATGATTGTGGGCAACAAGGTTGGACAGGGCAGCCTTATTGTATTGGAAACGAATTGTGGCAGCCATGGTTAGTACCCATTTGTGAGTTTGCTGGTACTCTGAATTCTACTTGTACTAACTACACCCTGGATAGGTTAAATGTTGTATGTGCTAATGGTTGTCAGAATGGTGCTTGTGTCTCTAAGAGTTTTAATCTCTCCCTTCAGCAGAATTGGAATCTTATAAGTATTCCTTTGAGGCCTTCTGATAACTCTGTGCAAGGCATTTTTGGACCTAATATTGAGATTTTCGGTTATAAGAATGATTCTTGGTTTGTTCCACAATACATTGATGGAGCTTTAGGGTATTGGGTAAAGCCAAATATTGCTAAGAGTATAATAATACATGGAAGTGAGAGGCATAATCTAATACCACTTAATGTTGGTTGGAATCTTGTTGGTCATCCCTACTTAGAAGCAAAGAATGTTACTGATTTTTATTCCGATAAGATGGTTTATGAATATAATAATGGCTGGTCCAGTTATGTTGCGAATAGAACAGGTAATTCTCTAAAGGTGTTGAAACCGGGATCTGGATATTGGGTTAAGGCTCCGTAG